The Microcella sp. genome includes the window CAGCCGGGTTCAGAATGTGCCGACCACGCCACACGATGAGGTACTTCGACAGTGCTGCGATCACCCCGGCGCCCGCCGCGGCGATGAGGCCTGCCGTCGTGAGGCTCGGCAGCACGAGGCACGTGACGATGAGCGCGGTGATGACGCTCGACTCGCGGTGGGCGACCGTTCGTGCCAGCCGTGCCGCGACCTCGTTGGCGCCGAGCGCCGCCACGAGCACGACCCCGAGCGTGCCCAGAATGGCATAGGGGTCAGGACCGATGGCGCCGAGAAAGGCGAGCACGACGGCGAGCGCGAGCACGGCCACGAGCGTCATCGTGGCCAGGCGGTACATGCTGACCTGGCCGGTCACGGCATCCAGTCGTGCTCTCATGCGAACAGCTCCCCGGTGAAGTTGGCGCTCGCCTCGAGGCGACCGTCGATGGTCAATCGAACCCACTGCAGGTCGAACTCGGCGGCAAGGCGCGCCGGTTCGGTCACGAAGAGCGCCGTCGCCAGCGCATCGGCTTCGAGAGCGGTCGCCGCCACGACCCACGTCGCGAGCACCTCGTCGGTCGGCCTGCCGGTCACCGCATCGACGATGTGGTGCAGGCCGTCGCCCCACGATCGCCGCGTGATCGCCGAGGCGCAGACTGCGGCGTCGCGCACGTCGACGACGCCGATCGCCTTCGACGCATCGACGGGGCTCTCAAGCGCGACCCGGATGCTGCGCTCACCCCGCACGCGCACATCGCCACTGGCGTCGATGAGGGTGTCGGTGACGCCGCGCTCGGCGAGCAGGTCGCCGACGATGTCGACGAGGTATCCCTTGCCGGCGGCTCCCACGTCGAGCATCACCGGAGTGATGGCGTCGAGCTCGAGCCTCTCGGCAGTCGGGCGCAGGCTGATCGTGTCGCTCCAGCGCGGCGCTGCGACGGGCTCGCCCGAGGGCTGCAAGCGGTAGGTCGCGTCGTAGCCGAGCCGCTCGAGCGAGGCGCCGACGAGGGGGCTCAGGCGAGCATCCGTCAGGGCGAAGAGTCGCTCGTAGATCGCCATGAGCGGGCCGGCGTCGGCCGGCAGCCGATGGGTTCCGCCGGAGCGGGCGATGCGGGTGACGAGCGAGTCGTCGCGAAACCTCGACCAGTCGCGGTCGAACTGCTCGATGCGCTCGAGCACGGCGTCGAGGTCGTGCGCGGCGAGCGGCGAGCCGAGGTCGGCGCGCGGAGTGCCGGCACCCCCGACCCCGATGCGCCAGGGCGCTCCGATGGCGTCGAACTCGGTGGCGCTCACCGTCGTCGGCGCGGCGGGCTCAGCGCTCGATGGCATCGGCCTTGATCGCGTCGAGCGCGGCACGGAAGCCGTTGCTGGTCAGCGATGAGCCGGCGACGACGGTGACATCGAGGTCATCGATGTCTTGGCCGATGATGAGGTCGCCGATGCCGCCGGCGAAGAGGCTCTGAAAGTTGGCCGTGGTCGGGTTGTTGGGGTTTGTCGTGATCTCGACGCCGGTGACGACGTCGTTCTCGAGCTCGATCACGACGATGATGTTCTCGCTGCCGTTGGGTGATTCGTAGGTTCCGTTGGCCTGGTAGACGCCGTCTCGGTAGCTCTCGTCGACGGGTTCGGTCACCTCGGCGGCGGTCGAGCACGCGGTCAGGGTGGTGAGCAGGGCGGTGGTCGCCCCGAGGGGGGCGGCGAAGCGGGCCACGGTGGTGCGGCCGCGCGCTGTCAGGGTGCGAGTCACGGGTTCTCCTGATGTCGGTCTGCGGTGCGCTGGGCAGAGCGGGCCGGGCAGGGCACCCAGCGTGCGTTCGTGCACCACTCAGCTTGGCGTCTCTCGTTGCATATTCGCTGTGGGCGCTCGAGGGGTTTGCTGGTGCCCACGCACCCCGATCGCCGAGAAGACTTGCAATTTGTTTGTTCGTAAGGTGTACTAACAAACATGACAACGGATGTCGCCGGCTTCGGGCAGCGCCGGGCGCTGCGCCCCAGCACCAAACTGCTGCCCGAGCAGGCCCGCGCGCACAACCGATCGCTCGTCTTGCAGACCCTCTACCGCAACGGTCCGCTCAGCCGGGCAGACCTCGCCCGCGAGACCCGACTCACGCGCGTCACCGTCGGCGACCTCGTCGCCGAGCTCATCGACGAGTCGCTCGCCATCGAGCTCGGCACGCGCGTCGACGGCAACCGGCCGGGCAAGCCGGCGACCCTGCTCGACCTGCACCGAGACGGCCACCGCATCGTCGGCCTCGATCTCGGCGACACCGACGTCTTCCGCGGCGCCGTGCTCGATCTCGACGGCACGATTCTGCATCGCCACGACGTGGATGCTCGCGCCCTCACCGGCGCCGCAGCGACCCGCGCTGTGCACGAGCTCGCCACGGCCCTCATCGCCCTCGCCGATCGCCCCGTGCTCGGCGTGGGCATCGGCAGCCCCGGCGTCGTCGACCTCGATGGCACGGTGCTGAGCGCCCCGAACCGCGGCTGGCGCAACGAAGCGCTGCAGCGCGACCTGCAGCTCGCGCTCGGGGTACCCGTCATCGTCGCCAATGACGCCAATGCGGCCGTGCTCGCCGAGTTCGGCTTCGGCGGAGCATCGCGCGACCTCATGCTCGTCATGGTCGGGTACGGCGTCGGCGCCGGGCTTCTGCTCGACGGCACCCCGCACTTCGGCCCGCGTTCGGCGGCCGGTGAGATCGGCCACGTCGTCGTCGGCACCGACGGAGGCGAGCCGTGCGCGTGCGGCAAGCGCGGCTGCCTCGAGACCTGGCTCGCCGTGCCGCGGTTGCAGGCGCGCATCAGCGCGGGTGAACCCCGCGACGAGGTGCTGCGCCAAGCCGGCGAGCGCCTCGGCATCGCCCTCGCCCCCGTCGTCGGGGCCCTCGACCTCAGCGAAGTGGTGCTCTCGGGCCCCGCAGAACTGCTGGATGGACCGCTCGCCCAGGCGACGGTCGACACCCTCCGTGACCGCACGATGGAGCAATTCCACGGTGCGCTCACGGTGCGCATGACCGCGCTCGGAGCAGACATCGTGATGCGCGGAAGCGCCGTCATGGTGCTCTCGGCGCGACTCGGAGTCTCGTAGCACGAGGCTCCCGCATCACCGGACGCCGGCGTTCGCCGGAGACCATCGCCCTAGGAAAGGAACACAGCATGAGGAAGCTCAGCATCGTCGCGCTCGGCGCGGCGGCTGCCGTCGCCCTCGCCGGCTGTGCGACAGCAGAAGCCCCCGAGGCTTCGACTGGCGCAGAGATCCGTGTGTGGCTCGTCGGCACCGACACCCCCCAAGAGGCCCGCGACTATCTCAAGCAGACCTTCGAGGCAGAGAACCCCGGCAACACCCTGGTCATCGAAGAGCAGGCGTGGGGCGGTCTCGTCGACAAGCTCACGACGAGCCTCTCGGGCAGCGACAGCCCCGACGTCGTCGAGGTCGGCAACACGCAGGCGGCGGCCTTCACGAGCGCAGGCGCCTTTCTCGACCTGACCGACGACTTCGCCTCGCTCGGCGGCAGCGACCTGCTGCCCGGGTTCGTCGAGGCAGGCTCGTATGATGGCGCCTTCTACGCGGCGCCGTACTACTCGGGCGCTCGCGTGGTGTTCTACGACACCGCGCTCTACGACGAGCTCGGCCTGAGCGTGCCCACGACGCTCGACGAGTACGTCGCCAACGGTCAGGCCATCGCCGCGGCGAAGCCCGGAGTCTCGGGCATCTACTTCCCCGGCCAGGACTGGTACAACGCCCTGCCGTACGTGTGGGAGCACGGCGGCGACATCGCCACCTTCGAGGGCGGCGAGTGGGTTGCCGGCCTCTCGAGCCCCGAGTCGATCGCGGGCCTGCAGATGGTGCAAGAGGTCATGACGACCGCTTCTGTCGCCCCGAAAGACGGCAACGAAGCCGAAGCGCAAGTGCCCTTCTGCGCCGGTGAGATCGGGCACCTCAGTGCGCCGAGCTGGTTCAAGTGGGCGATTCTCGCGCCCGCCGACGCCGATGCTCCCGGGTGCCCGGAGCGCGAAGCATCGCTCGGCGTCTTCGCTCTCCCCGGCCTCGACGGCGGGCCCGCGCAGGTCTTCGCCGGCGGATCGAACATCGCCGTCTCGGCCAACTCAGCGCACCCCGAGCTCGCCAAGAAGGCGCTCGCGATCATGCTGAGCGAGGGCTACCAGTCGATCATGGGCGCGGCAGGCCTCGTGCCCGCGCTCGTCTCGCTCGGCGACACGATCGGCACCGACGCGACCGCGCAGGCGATCTCGGCGGCGGCGAGCAACGCCAAGCTGACGCCCGCGTCGCCCGCATGGGCCGAAGTCGAAGCAGCCGGCGTGCTGCAAGACTTCTTCGTTCAGATCGCGCAGGGCGGCGATGTCGCCGCGCTCGCGGCCGCCGTCGATGCCCGCATCGCCGACATTCTGAACTAGTCGCACCTCGACCCGGTGGTGGCCAGTTTGCCCTGGCCACCACCGGACGGTGACCATCGCCCTAGGACGGCGACGGCACTCGCCCAGTCTAGAAGGAGACACCCGTCATGGCCCTGGCACCCACCGCCGTCGGCACGCGCCGTCGCCGCAGCGGAGCCCTCGCCCCCGCGATGCTGCTCGTGCCCACCGGCATCGTGCTGCTCGCGATCATCGGCTGGCCGCTCGTGCAGCTCATCATCATCTCGTTCCAAGAGTACGGGCGGGCCCAGGTGTTCGGGCGGCCGCCCGAGTGGGTCGGCCTGCAGAACTACATCGACGTGCTGGGCGACTCGTTCTTCTGGGCGGTGCTCGGGCGCAGCATCCTGTTCGCCGCTGTCAATGTGGTGCTCACCATGCTGCTCGGCACGCTCGTCGCGCTGCTCATGATGCGACTGCACAAATTCTTTCGACTGCTCGTCTCGGTGGGGCTGCTGCTCGCGTGGGCGA containing:
- a CDS encoding FAD:protein FMN transferase, producing MPSSAEPAAPTTVSATEFDAIGAPWRIGVGGAGTPRADLGSPLAAHDLDAVLERIEQFDRDWSRFRDDSLVTRIARSGGTHRLPADAGPLMAIYERLFALTDARLSPLVGASLERLGYDATYRLQPSGEPVAAPRWSDTISLRPTAERLELDAITPVMLDVGAAGKGYLVDIVGDLLAERGVTDTLIDASGDVRVRGERSIRVALESPVDASKAIGVVDVRDAAVCASAITRRSWGDGLHHIVDAVTGRPTDEVLATWVVAATALEADALATALFVTEPARLAAEFDLQWVRLTIDGRLEASANFTGELFA
- a CDS encoding ROK family transcriptional regulator; this translates as MTTDVAGFGQRRALRPSTKLLPEQARAHNRSLVLQTLYRNGPLSRADLARETRLTRVTVGDLVAELIDESLAIELGTRVDGNRPGKPATLLDLHRDGHRIVGLDLGDTDVFRGAVLDLDGTILHRHDVDARALTGAAATRAVHELATALIALADRPVLGVGIGSPGVVDLDGTVLSAPNRGWRNEALQRDLQLALGVPVIVANDANAAVLAEFGFGGASRDLMLVMVGYGVGAGLLLDGTPHFGPRSAAGEIGHVVVGTDGGEPCACGKRGCLETWLAVPRLQARISAGEPRDEVLRQAGERLGIALAPVVGALDLSEVVLSGPAELLDGPLAQATVDTLRDRTMEQFHGALTVRMTALGADIVMRGSAVMVLSARLGVS
- a CDS encoding extracellular solute-binding protein yields the protein MRKLSIVALGAAAAVALAGCATAEAPEASTGAEIRVWLVGTDTPQEARDYLKQTFEAENPGNTLVIEEQAWGGLVDKLTTSLSGSDSPDVVEVGNTQAAAFTSAGAFLDLTDDFASLGGSDLLPGFVEAGSYDGAFYAAPYYSGARVVFYDTALYDELGLSVPTTLDEYVANGQAIAAAKPGVSGIYFPGQDWYNALPYVWEHGGDIATFEGGEWVAGLSSPESIAGLQMVQEVMTTASVAPKDGNEAEAQVPFCAGEIGHLSAPSWFKWAILAPADADAPGCPEREASLGVFALPGLDGGPAQVFAGGSNIAVSANSAHPELAKKALAIMLSEGYQSIMGAAGLVPALVSLGDTIGTDATAQAISAAASNAKLTPASPAWAEVEAAGVLQDFFVQIAQGGDVAALAAAVDARIADILN